The following nucleotide sequence is from Tolumonas lignilytica.
AATCCCTGTCATCGCTGCTAATCGGGCACCGTTACCGATCTGCAGGGTAAAGCCTAACTCCGGACGATGCCGGATGGTCTGCCCGTGTGAGCCAATGGCACTGATCTGGCGGTGATCCACCCCCTGCTGTGCCAATAATTCATGCGTGGCGGCGGCAAATTCTTCCGCTACCCGTTGATCCAGCCAGCCCATACGATCGATTTCGTTTTCACCGGGCGTACAGATGGCGTGAAGTTGTTGCGCCAAATCGTCAGGCCAGGCTCTGGCGTGGGTTCCCCGCAAGACAGGCCGATCATGTTGCGGATCAAACTCGACTAAAGCGGCATCAATACCATCCATGCTGGTGCCGGACATCAGACCAATATAGAGCGCCATATACCTATTCTTTCACCATGAATTGAGTTACCGGCAGTTTACTTGCTTTTCATGTGGACAGCCATTTCGTAAACTGTGCCCCATTTGCAGAATGTATTGGAGTAAAAGCATGTCCGAGTTGGAAACCGCATTAGCTGAAATCAAACGCGGTGCAGAAGAGATTCTGGTTGAAGAAGAGCTGGTAGCGAAATTGAAAGAAGGCCGCCCGTTACGTATCAAATTGGGAATGGACCCTACAGCGCCAGATATTCACCTCGGGCATACGGTTATTCTGAATAAACTGCGTACCTTTCAGGATCTCGGACATGAAGTGATCCTGCTGATCGGTGACTTTACGGCGCTGGTAGGCGACCCTTCAGGTAAGAATGCAACCCGTCCGCCATTGTCGGAAGAGGCGATCAAGGTGAATGCCGCAACTTATGCGGAACAAGCCTTCAAGATTTTGGATCCGGCGCGTACCCGTATCGAATATAACTCTACCTGGCTGAAAGAGCTGGGTGCGACTGGCATGATCAAGCTGGCCGCGAAGCAAACCGTTGCCCGCATGCTGGAACGTGATGACTTCAAGAAGCGTTATGCCAACGGTCAGTCGATTGCGATCCATGAGTTTCTTTACCCGTTACTGCAAGGCTACGATTCCGTTGCATTGAAAGCCGATGTCGAACTGGGCGGCACCGACCAGAAATTCAACCTGCTGATGGGCCGTGAACTGCAAAAAGATGCAGGTCAGCCAACGCAATGCGTTTTGATGATGCCATTGCTGGTGGGTCTGGATGGCGTGAAGAAGATGTCTAAATCGGCGGGCAACTACATCGGTGTGCATGATGCGCCGACAGAGATGTTCGGTAAGATCATGTCCATTTCTGATGAGCTGATGTGGAGTTACTACGAACTGCTGTCGACTCGTCCTCTGGCCGAAATCACCCAGTTCAAGGCCGATATTGCCGACAACAAATTGAATCCGCGTGATGTGAAAATTTGGCTGGCCAAAGAACTCATTGCCCGTTATCACGACGACGCGGCGGCGGAAGCGGCGCACAATGATTTTACTCAACGCTTCTCCAAAAACGCCATTCCTGATGAAATGCCGGAAGTGACCGTAGCGGCGGCCGCAGAAGGGATCGCTGTAGGTAATTTGCTGAAAGAGGCGGCGCTGGTGGAAACAACCTCTGAAGCGCTGCGTATGATCAAGCAAAATGCGGTCAAGCGTGATGGTGACGTGGTGACTGACGGAAAGCTGTTGGTAACAACTGGCACCTCAGTCTGGCAGGTTGGAAAACGTAAATTTGCCCGCGTTACCGTTGCCTGATCCATTACTTTTCTTTGTTAAATCCCGCGTCATGCGGGATTTTTTGATCTCGGTTTTTTAAATCAGCGTAAAATGGCGCTTGGCATTTAAGTATTTTCTCTTATCGGTCGCTGGTTATCACTATAAATGGAGATTTTATGACCCTGAATATCAAGAATAAACTGCTGCTGGCGTTAGTGACGCTACTGGTAGTGATGTCGGGTGTACAACTTTGGTCCAGCAGTCGGACGCAGGCTGAACAGGCAACACACACGGTCGATAATTACGCGCAAACCGTGACGGCTGCGCAGGTGAATTATCTCAAATACTGGTTGGACAACAGCGCGAGCATTGTCGATGCCGCGAAACAGGTTTTTTCCAAAACAGATGCTGATCCGGTACCCGCGCTGATGCAGGCAGAAGCGGCGGGCAAATTCGATATGGTTTATGCCGGAACAGCCGACGGTCGTATGGTAGTGTCTAAGATTGGCTGGAAAGCACCGGAGGGTTACGATCCTCGGCAACGCCCTTGGTATCAAGACGCCGTCAGTGCCAACAAGCTGACCGTGACTGCCCCATATGAAGACGCATCCAGTCATGCCTTGATGATTAGTGTGGCGGAGCCCTATGATTTTGGCGCCAATAAAGGCGTTATCTCAGGTGATGTCGTCATTACCGATCTGATCAACAACGTCAATAAAATTCAGTCTGATGGTGTGAGCGGCCTGTTGGTCGATGGCAGCGGCAATATTGTGGCTTCGAAAGATGCCGCATTGACGCTTAAACCGATTTCTCAGTTGGCAGCGGAACTCAATTTATCCTCCGTTCAGCAAATGGCTCAGGATGGCGCATTACATAAAATCTCGCTGGCCGACCGATCTGCTTTTGTTATTTTCAAACAAATTCCCGGTTACAACTGGTATTTCGGTTTGTTATATGACGAATCGGTTGCGTTACAACATATGAAAACACAACAGATGCACACGCTGGTGTTTGCGCTGATTCAACTGCTGGTGGTGGTGGGAGCGGCATTTGTCATCATCCGCAGCACCTTGCGTCCATTAGACTCGATGGCAGCAGCGGTGGCAGCACTTTCTCGTGGCAATGGCGATTTGACACACCGTCTGGCGATTGCCCAGCATGATGAGATCGGCGTTGTTAGCCGGCATATCAATACGTTTCTCGATAAATTGCACAACATGATGATGCAAATTGCCAATTCGTCGAAAGAGCTGGACAGACAAGCCGGACAATCACGTGACATGGCCGCGCAGAACAATACGTCGTTGCAGCATCAGCAGCAGGAAATATCCCAGATTGCGACTGCTGTGCATGAGATGTCGGCAACGGCCAATGAAGTTGCCAGTAATGCGGAACAAACCGCGCAGGCGGTGCGTGAGTCGGCCCACAGTTGCGAAGAAGGCAAAGAAGTGATTGCCCGTAACCAACAGTCGATTACTCGTCTGGCCGGTGAAGTGGAACAGGCATCGGGCATTATTCGCGAGCTGGAGCAAAACGCGCTACAAATTAATACTATTTTGGCCACGATTCAGGGGATTGCTGAACAGACTAACCTGCTGGCACTGAATGCGGCGATTGAAGCGGCGCGTGCCGGTGAACAAGGCCGTGGCTTTGCGGTAGTGGCGGATGAAGTTCGTGTGTTATCCCAGCGGACACAGCATTCCACCGGAGAAATTCGGGCCATGATCGAGACTTTACAGCGCAACACGCATCAGGCGGTCAGCACCATGGAGCAAAGCCAGACTCTGGCGCAAGACAGTGTTGAAGATGCGCAAAGTGCAACTGCAGCCTTGGAATTGATCACCCATGCGATTACACAAATTTCGGATATGGCGATGCAAATTTCCAGCGCCGCCGAAGAACAGCGTGCAGTCACGGAAGAGGTGGGGCGCAATATTCAGGCGACCAAAGATGTGTCTGACGAGCTGAGCCATATGGCTCGTCGCTCCAATGAACTGGCTGCCGATCTGCACGAAATTTCAAGTGATCTGAACAATCAGGTGAATAATTTCCGCGTATAGCCGATTCAAAAAATTTTTGCTGAAGCGCAATTATTTATTCGTTTCTTTATAAAAATCCCGGACTTTGTTCGGGATTTTTTTTATCTCATCTACAGTTAATAGAGAGGGTTTACATTTGAATTTTACTCTGTGCCGGGGTTGGTTTGACCATTAACACCAAATATAAAATGTGAAACTAAAACTATAACAGCATTTTATATCGTCATGTACAAAGGGAGCTTCTATGACACTGAATATCAAGAACCGGCTATTACTGGCGCTGGTGGCGTTGCTGGTGGTGATGACGGCGATCCAACTGTGGGGCATGAGCCAATCATTGGAGGCACAGGCAAAAACAACGGTCAGTAATTATGCGCAGACGGTCGCCAAAACACAGGTGAATTATCTGAAATATTGGTTGGATAACAGCGGCAGCATCATTGATTCCGCCAAGCAGGCTTTGTCTAAAGCTGGCGGCGATCCGGTGCCAGCTTTGGCTCAGGCCCAAGCGGCAGGCAAATTGGAAATGGTGTATGCCGGGACATCGACCGGGCAGATGATGGTCTCCAATGACTGGAAAGCGCCGGATGGCTATGACCCCCGCATACGAGGCTGGTATAAGGATGCTCGCGCCGCCGGCAAGGCCATACTGACAACTCCGTATGAAGATGCCGGAACCCATAAACTGCTGATCAGTATTGCGGAGCCTTTTGATTATGGCAATAACCAAGGGGTTATCGGTGGCGACATTGTCATTCAAGAACTTATTGATAATGTTAATAAAATTCAATCGGAAGGGATTAGCGGATTGCTGGTCGACAGTGCGGGCAACATTGTGGCGTACAAAGAGGCTGCACTCGCGCTGAAACCGGCAACGGATCTGGCTCCCGAATTGAATTTAGCAGCCGTCCAGAGCATGTCTCAGAATAATGAATTGCATGAAATCACGATCAATGGGATGACCACCTATGTGGTCTTTAAGCAGATCCCGGGTTATGACTGGTATTTTGGCTTGCTGTATGACAAAACCGTGGCCATGCAGAATATGACTCAGCAGCTAGAACACACGGTGCTGTTCGGTTTGATCCAACTACTGGTGGTGGTGGGTGCTGCCTTCGCGATCATTCGGGGGATGCTGCATCCGTTAGATACGATGGCGGAAGCGGTGGCGGCCTTGTCGCGGGGGAATGGCGATTTAACGCAGCGTCTTGCGGTGACCAAGGACGACGAAATCGGTGCGGTGACCCGCAATATCAATGCTTTTCTCGATAAACTGCATGACATGATGCTGAAGATCGCTGACTCCGCCAAGGATTTGGATCGACAGGCGGGTCAATCGCGCGATATGGCGGCGCAAAACAACACTTCGCTACAACATCAGCAGCAGGAAATTTCACAGATTGCCACGGCTGTGCATGAGATGTCGGCGACGGCCAATGAAGTTGCCAGCAATGCCGAGCAGACCGCACAGGCGGTGCGTGAATCCGCGAACAGTTGTGAAGAGGGTAAGGGGGTAATTGCCCGCAACCAGCAATCCATTACCCGTCTGGCCAGTGAAGTCGAACAGGCATCGGGCATTATTCGTGAACTGGAACAGAATGCCCTGCAAATCAATACTATATTGGCAACCATTCAGGGGATTGCAGAACAAACCAACCTGCTGGCGCTGAACGCGGCGATTGAAGCGGCGCGGGCGGGGGAACAGGGGCGAGGGTTTGCGGTGGTGGCAGACGAAGTTCGTGTGTTATCCCAGCGAACACAGCATTCCACCGGTGAAATCAGGAGCATGATCGAGACACTGCAACGTAATACGCATCAGGCCGTGAGCACGATGGAACAAAGTCAGATGCTGGCTCAAGGCAGTGTCGACGATGCCCAGAATGCGACCTCCGCGCTGGATATGATCACGCATGCCATCGCACAAATTGCTGATATGGCAATGCAAATCTCCAGTGCGGCAGAAGAACAACGCGCAGTGACGGAAGAGGTCGGCCGCAACATTCAGGCAACCAAGGATGTGTCGGATGATCTGAGTGATATGGCTCGTCGCTCCAATGAATTGGCGGCCGATCTGCACGAAATCTCGCGGGATTTGAACCAGCAGGTGAACCATTTCCGCGTATAAGCGTTATGTGTTGTACATCGCTATGACCGGCCTCTGCCGGTCATTTTTTTAAGCGGGAGGGTTATTCGTCAACTGTTTCCGTTGATGCGCCTTGCATCATCCGGTCAAACAAACGAACCGGACAATCGGAATGATAGCGATAGATCGTGGCGGGCGAGCCGCGTCCCTGCACGCGTCTACCGGTATCCTGCAAAACATCGGCACTGAGGATCCGCTCGCGGAACGCCCGTTTATGCAGCGGGTTACCTAATACAATTTCATAAATCCGCTGTAGCTCGGGGAGCTTGAGTTCCTGTTCTGCCAGATAAAGTGGCAACGTGCTGTAACGGGCTTTGGTATTCAACCGCTCCAACGCTTTTGCCAGTAATACGGCATGATCAAAGGCCAGTTCCTGCGATTGATTCAGTACGTTCTCGACAGGAACCCAATGTGTATCTTCATGCGTAGAACTGGAACAACTGAACCGGAGCAGAGCCAGATGTAACACCGTCATCGACCAGCCATCTGGATCGCGCTGACGATTGCCGATGGTGGCCACCTGTTCAATGTAATCCGGTTTTAAACCGGCTTTGCGTTCCAGAATTCGGCAGGTTGCCTGTTCCAGCGTCTCGTCGCGATCTTCAAAGACCCACCCTCCTGGTAGCGCCCAGAAACCGGGATAGGCCCGGCTATCCGACGGTCTTTGCCAAAGCAAAACCTGTAATTCGTTATCCGCGATACGCAGTAATACGGTATCAATGGTGGTGATCATGACGTGTGCTCACTGTAAACCGGGTGCGTTGACAGGAATGAGGCAACGCAGGATGTGGTCATGCCGGTGATCGGTTTATGCTGCTTCAATGCGGCACGAAGTTTGGTGCTGCGCACCGAAATGCGCTCTTTGACGACGAGCAACTGCCAGCGACGACGAATGTCATCAGCGCGATAAAATTTATCAAACGAGGCAGCATTATCGGGGCCGATCACCAGAAAAAGCTGATCGTCCGGCTGGATCTGCGACTGCAAAGCAGCCAGCACATCAAAGCTATAGACCGGCTTTTCACCGGCAATTTCATGTTCAAGGGCATGCAGGGTGACGCGAGGATCGGCGAGATCCTGCGTAAACAACTCCACCATTTGGCAACGTACCGGGTAAGGTGCCATCTTTTTCCCCCAGGCATGGCGGAAGGCAGGAACCAGCCATACCTGATCACACTGTTTCAGTGCTTGTTCAATGACATCTTTATGACCCAGTGTGGGCGGGTTAAACGCCGAGCCCATCACAGCAATACGCGACATTCAGCAACCTTCTCTGTTTTTCATCCCGGAAATAATAATTGACATATTGGTTCCTCTGCAATACCTTTTGCGATATTGGTATCTTACAGGAACCAATTCAGGGAGCAAAAATGAAAATTGCCGCAATCGATGTGGATGTGCAAAACACCTTTACCCCCTTGTGCCCGGATGAATTGCCTGTGCCGGAAGGCCACCTGATTGCACAGGCACTGAATGCACAGGCGGGATTAGCCGACTACCGCATCATGACGAAAGATGCACATACCCCGTTAGCTCCCTGGGTCGTGCCATCGCATGCAGAGATGTTTCAACCGGTCGGTTTACCTGAGGCCGATGTAACCTGGGTGGCACATGCAGTACCCGGCAGTCACGGTTTTAACCTCATTGAGGGCTTACCGGCCGTTACGGATTATGATTTTCTGGTCTATAAAGGGGTCGAGCCGACACTGCATCCGTACGGTGCCTGTTATCACGATTTGTCGGAAAAACTCTCGACCGGGCTGATTGAATGGTTAAATCAGCACCAGGTGTCCTCGGTGATCGTGGGTGGTCTGGCGTTGGATTACTGTGTCAAAACGACGGCATTGCAGCTGAAAAAGGCCGGGTTCAATGTGCTGGTCAATCTTTCTGCCAGCCGGGGCATTGCGGATGACACAATACAAGAAGCAATAGAACAAATGCGGCAGTCAGGCATCTTATTACCCGGTGATCTGAACGAACTGAAATGGTTATTGAACACGTAATTCTGTAAAAACGGGAGCAGCCCATGTCTGACACTCTCTGTATCCAAAGTCTCATTGATACCGATTTTTATAAACTCACCATGCAGCAAGCCTATCTGCATCAGTTGCCCAATGCGGAGGGGGTCTGGGAGTTCTATTGCCGCAGTCATGAAGACCTCACGCCCTATATTTTTCAGATCCGCGAGCAATTAGAGGCTTTGGCGGATCTTCAGGCCACCGAATCCCAACTGGCTTTTCTGCACAGCCGGGCACCTTATCTGAAAGACGATTATCTGGCCTTTCTGCGTCTGTTCCGCTTCAATTTGGATCAGCTCGATGTCCGTATTGAAAAAGGGCGCCTGATCATCAGGGTGAAAGGGCCGCAGTTGCATGTATCGCTCTTTGAAATTCCGGTGATGGCCACGGTCAGTGAGATCCGAAATAAAATGCTGTATCCGGGGCTGAGTGAAACGCAGATCCGCAACAGCACCCAACACAAGATTGAGCAACTGAACCGGTTGGGCGATAGCGTCGATTTAGATGATTTCCGTTTTTTTGATTTTGGCACGCGGCGCCGTTTCAGTTATCAGGCGCAGCACATTGTGGCCGAAATGCTGCAACAGGCGGTGCCCAAACAATTTGGTGGTACCAGCAATCCGCATCTTGCCCAGGCATTACAATTACCCTTTTTAGGCACTATGGCTCACGAATGGCTGCAAACGCACCAAGGACTGAATTACCGTCTGGTCGATAGCCAGAAGGCGGCGCTGGAAAACTGGGTGCGGGAATATCGGGGCGATCTCGGTGTGGCGCTGACTGATGTCATCGGCGTCGATGCTTTTTGTCGCGATTTAGATCGTTATTTCGCCAAACTGTATGATGGATTTCGTCATGACAGTGGCGATCCGATCCTTTGGGGTGAGAAAATCATCGCGCGTCTGGAAGCGCTGC
It contains:
- a CDS encoding methyl-accepting chemotaxis protein; protein product: MTLNIKNRLLLALVALLVVMTAIQLWGMSQSLEAQAKTTVSNYAQTVAKTQVNYLKYWLDNSGSIIDSAKQALSKAGGDPVPALAQAQAAGKLEMVYAGTSTGQMMVSNDWKAPDGYDPRIRGWYKDARAAGKAILTTPYEDAGTHKLLISIAEPFDYGNNQGVIGGDIVIQELIDNVNKIQSEGISGLLVDSAGNIVAYKEAALALKPATDLAPELNLAAVQSMSQNNELHEITINGMTTYVVFKQIPGYDWYFGLLYDKTVAMQNMTQQLEHTVLFGLIQLLVVVGAAFAIIRGMLHPLDTMAEAVAALSRGNGDLTQRLAVTKDDEIGAVTRNINAFLDKLHDMMLKIADSAKDLDRQAGQSRDMAAQNNTSLQHQQQEISQIATAVHEMSATANEVASNAEQTAQAVRESANSCEEGKGVIARNQQSITRLASEVEQASGIIRELEQNALQINTILATIQGIAEQTNLLALNAAIEAARAGEQGRGFAVVADEVRVLSQRTQHSTGEIRSMIETLQRNTHQAVSTMEQSQMLAQGSVDDAQNATSALDMITHAIAQIADMAMQISSAAEEQRAVTEEVGRNIQATKDVSDDLSDMARRSNELAADLHEISRDLNQQVNHFRV
- the tyrS gene encoding tyrosine--tRNA ligase → MSELETALAEIKRGAEEILVEEELVAKLKEGRPLRIKLGMDPTAPDIHLGHTVILNKLRTFQDLGHEVILLIGDFTALVGDPSGKNATRPPLSEEAIKVNAATYAEQAFKILDPARTRIEYNSTWLKELGATGMIKLAAKQTVARMLERDDFKKRYANGQSIAIHEFLYPLLQGYDSVALKADVELGGTDQKFNLLMGRELQKDAGQPTQCVLMMPLLVGLDGVKKMSKSAGNYIGVHDAPTEMFGKIMSISDELMWSYYELLSTRPLAEITQFKADIADNKLNPRDVKIWLAKELIARYHDDAAAEAAHNDFTQRFSKNAIPDEMPEVTVAAAAEGIAVGNLLKEAALVETTSEALRMIKQNAVKRDGDVVTDGKLLVTTGTSVWQVGKRKFARVTVA
- a CDS encoding nicotinate-nicotinamide nucleotide adenylyltransferase, which codes for MSRIAVMGSAFNPPTLGHKDVIEQALKQCDQVWLVPAFRHAWGKKMAPYPVRCQMVELFTQDLADPRVTLHALEHEIAGEKPVYSFDVLAALQSQIQPDDQLFLVIGPDNAASFDKFYRADDIRRRWQLLVVKERISVRSTKLRAALKQHKPITGMTTSCVASFLSTHPVYSEHTS
- a CDS encoding methyl-accepting chemotaxis protein produces the protein MTLNIKNKLLLALVTLLVVMSGVQLWSSSRTQAEQATHTVDNYAQTVTAAQVNYLKYWLDNSASIVDAAKQVFSKTDADPVPALMQAEAAGKFDMVYAGTADGRMVVSKIGWKAPEGYDPRQRPWYQDAVSANKLTVTAPYEDASSHALMISVAEPYDFGANKGVISGDVVITDLINNVNKIQSDGVSGLLVDGSGNIVASKDAALTLKPISQLAAELNLSSVQQMAQDGALHKISLADRSAFVIFKQIPGYNWYFGLLYDESVALQHMKTQQMHTLVFALIQLLVVVGAAFVIIRSTLRPLDSMAAAVAALSRGNGDLTHRLAIAQHDEIGVVSRHINTFLDKLHNMMMQIANSSKELDRQAGQSRDMAAQNNTSLQHQQQEISQIATAVHEMSATANEVASNAEQTAQAVRESAHSCEEGKEVIARNQQSITRLAGEVEQASGIIRELEQNALQINTILATIQGIAEQTNLLALNAAIEAARAGEQGRGFAVVADEVRVLSQRTQHSTGEIRAMIETLQRNTHQAVSTMEQSQTLAQDSVEDAQSATAALELITHAITQISDMAMQISSAAEEQRAVTEEVGRNIQATKDVSDELSHMARRSNELAADLHEISSDLNNQVNNFRV
- a CDS encoding nicotinamidase; this encodes MKIAAIDVDVQNTFTPLCPDELPVPEGHLIAQALNAQAGLADYRIMTKDAHTPLAPWVVPSHAEMFQPVGLPEADVTWVAHAVPGSHGFNLIEGLPAVTDYDFLVYKGVEPTLHPYGACYHDLSEKLSTGLIEWLNQHQVSSVIVGGLALDYCVKTTALQLKKAGFNVLVNLSASRGIADDTIQEAIEQMRQSGILLPGDLNELKWLLNT
- a CDS encoding NUDIX hydrolase → MITTIDTVLLRIADNELQVLLWQRPSDSRAYPGFWALPGGWVFEDRDETLEQATCRILERKAGLKPDYIEQVATIGNRQRDPDGWSMTVLHLALLRFSCSSSTHEDTHWVPVENVLNQSQELAFDHAVLLAKALERLNTKARYSTLPLYLAEQELKLPELQRIYEIVLGNPLHKRAFRERILSADVLQDTGRRVQGRGSPATIYRYHSDCPVRLFDRMMQGASTETVDE
- the pncB gene encoding nicotinate phosphoribosyltransferase, with translation MSDTLCIQSLIDTDFYKLTMQQAYLHQLPNAEGVWEFYCRSHEDLTPYIFQIREQLEALADLQATESQLAFLHSRAPYLKDDYLAFLRLFRFNLDQLDVRIEKGRLIIRVKGPQLHVSLFEIPVMATVSEIRNKMLYPGLSETQIRNSTQHKIEQLNRLGDSVDLDDFRFFDFGTRRRFSYQAQHIVAEMLQQAVPKQFGGTSNPHLAQALQLPFLGTMAHEWLQTHQGLNYRLVDSQKAALENWVREYRGDLGVALTDVIGVDAFCRDLDRYFAKLYDGFRHDSGDPILWGEKIIARLEALRVDPTRKMLVFSDGLDFSRAVLIYKHFKGRIQTSFGIGTWLMADFEVNKPLNAVMKMVSLGGQPVAKISDSPGKTMCHDRAFLTYLMDVFAVDAGVREHVLLNAGQGV